One Deltaproteobacteria bacterium genomic window, TGTGGCGCTGGCCTTGACCTCGATGCCGATGATTTCGCCGAGTTCATTTTCTATGACGATATCGACTTCGTTTTGGTCTTTGTCACGATAGTAATAAATTGCGTAAGCCTGGTCAGCCCACGAAGAAAGTCTTAGGATCTCGCCGAACACGAAGGTCTCCAGAAGTACGCCGAAAAGAGAGCGGTCTTTTGCGACCCGTTCAGCGGTCGTAGCCAGCAAAGCGGCGAGCAGACCGGAATCGAGGAAATTGACCTTGGGCGTTTTGATCAAGCGCTTGATACGATTGCGAAACCACGGCTCAACGCGGCGTAACAGATAGAGTTGCTCCATAATGCCGAGATATTTTCTCGTGGTCTTGTCGTCGAGTCCCATCCGGCCGCCGATTTGGGTAAAGTTGGTCAGTTGAGTTGAGTGAAGGGCTATGGCGCGTAGCAGGCGTGGCGTTTGGTCGAGCTTTTCTACCTCGGCGATATCGCGCACGTCGCGTTGCAAAATCGAGTTTATGTACGCGCGCGCCCAGGCCCGGCGCCGGTTCGGGTCGGCACGGCCGAGCATCTCCGGGTAACCGCCGCTGAGGACGAGGTGTATCAGGTCGTGTCCAACCACAACCTCGGACGGCTTTGCCAAGTGTCCCGAAAACGCGCGTTCGATGAAGGGCGACTTCTTACCGCGGATCTCAGCGTGGGCAAGCGGCAAAAGAGTAAAGACTTCCATGCGCCCGGCAATACTCTCGGGCACCTGGCTCAACGTCAATAAATTAGACGACCCGGTGAGCAAAAATCGCCCTGGACGGCGATCGTTATCCACCGAGGTTTTGATCGCCCTCAAGAGATTGGGCGCCCGCTGAACTTCATCGATGACGACGCGGTCGAGCGAGCGCACAAAACCGGCCGGATCGTTGCGCGCCGCATCAAGCACGGTGTCATCGTCTAAGGTCAGATAACCTCTTTCGCCGCCAACAAGCTGTCGAACCAAAGTTGTTTTACCGCACTGGCGCGGCCCATTGACCAGCACCACTGGAGTGTCTGCGAGTGCCGTGCGTACGCGCGCGGCAGAGAAACGTTGATAGAGAGTGCCAGCGATCTTGGCCATGTCGGATTATTGTCTCGTCCAATCCGGATTATAATGACGGCCCATCCGGAATACAATCTCGGCTAATCCGGGTAATGGAAAACGCCAGCGCGAAAACCTAAGCGCACTTGGCGGAGTTGACTAAGTCGACTGGGTTGATCAGCGAAGAAGTTACTGGGTTTCATGCGCAAGATGCCGAAGCGGAGAGGGTCGGAAAACAAACGTCTCAGGCCGGGTGAAGGATCATCTTTACGGGCGGGTTTCCCGGCGCAGCTAGTGACTCTGCCCTCTCGTGTATTTTGCGACACCTCGTTCTTTTATGCGTGTTTCGACGTTGACGATGAAAATCATGAACATGCGGAAGAACTGGCAGAAGAGTCGGCGCGTTGCGGGGTATCGTTCCTAACGACTTGGGACATTATTAGTGAGACCACAACGCTTTTGCGTTATCGACTCGGCACTACGCATGCCGTCACTTTTCTAGACGAAATCAAGCCTACTTTGACGGTCATCAACTATGGCGACATCGCACGCGCGGAAGCTGAAGAGATTTTTCGCCGCCGGGGACGTCAGCGCCGGTTGTCGTTCTGCGATGCCGTTTCGTTTGTCATCGTGACGAGGTTGCTCGACGATATTCCCTGTTTCGCTTTCGATCGCGATTTCCCTACCTTGGGCCTAACAGTCATTGCCGGACGTTGACGCGAAGATCTTGTCTGCAAGCCTTAGGGGAAATCTGCTGGGTAGTTGACTGACTTGACTAACGTTCTCGAAATTCCTCTTGCCGCCCACCGCCCGCATCAGCTGTCGTGCTTGCCGCCGGAGTCGGGGCGGGCGGGCTTGCGCGATCGGCTGGATGGACGGGGCGCGGGCTTCTTCGGCGCCGTCGTCTTTTGCTTGCTCCGAGCTACGCCCCCGACGCGGGCGCGCGGACGGCGCGGCTCGGCGCGGCCGAGGCGTTCCGCGGTTGTGTCGATGGGAATGGGGCCGATCGCGGCATCCTCGTCGTCGATGGCCTCTGGCTGTGGGTCGAGGCGATTGCCGGGCTCGATCTGATCGACTTCCTCTAGTAGCTGGTCGCGCGCAGCGGCGTCCATCGATTCCATGCCCTCGTCGGACACCGCTTCGCGCGGAGCTTGTGGCGGGACAGCAGACC contains:
- a CDS encoding ATP-binding protein; protein product: MAKIAGTLYQRFSAARVRTALADTPVVLVNGPRQCGKTTLVRQLVGGERGYLTLDDDTVLDAARNDPAGFVRSLDRVVIDEVQRAPNLLRAIKTSVDNDRRPGRFLLTGSSNLLTLSQVPESIAGRMEVFTLLPLAHAEIRGKKSPFIERAFSGHLAKPSEVVVGHDLIHLVLSGGYPEMLGRADPNRRRAWARAYINSILQRDVRDIAEVEKLDQTPRLLRAIALHSTQLTNFTQIGGRMGLDDKTTRKYLGIMEQLYLLRRVEPWFRNRIKRLIKTPKVNFLDSGLLAALLATTAERVAKDRSLFGVLLETFVFGEILRLSSWADQAYAIYYYRDKDQNEVDIVIENELGEIIGIEVKASATVSATDFKGLRKLAELCGAELKLGVVLYDGENLVPFGERMFAAPVSSLWC
- a CDS encoding PIN domain-containing protein yields the protein MRKMPKRRGSENKRLRPGEGSSLRAGFPAQLVTLPSRVFCDTSFFYACFDVDDENHEHAEELAEESARCGVSFLTTWDIISETTTLLRYRLGTTHAVTFLDEIKPTLTVINYGDIARAEAEEIFRRRGRQRRLSFCDAVSFVIVTRLLDDIPCFAFDRDFPTLGLTVIAGR